In a single window of the Tissierellales bacterium genome:
- a CDS encoding GIY-YIG nuclease family protein, with protein sequence MKKNKMSDVLKHLVKNKKHKPKKPRNYWTLEKCLEEAEKYKNITEFNKHCRGGRMYLKRNNLDSELEAFYGGKYNRDLNNDQCVYLIFFNKPHRAVYIGRSSSFTRRYNEHTSDKHSSVFQFMNKYNLKRSYFKLQLTEYINIRKASFIEKILIKYMAIFGFDVINRIDGYVVEQKKEN encoded by the coding sequence ATGAAGAAGAATAAAATGAGTGATGTGTTAAAACATCTTGTGAAAAATAAAAAACATAAACCTAAAAAACCCAGGAATTATTGGACACTCGAAAAGTGCTTAGAAGAAGCTGAAAAATATAAAAATATAACTGAATTTAATAAGCACTGCAGAGGTGGTAGAATGTATTTAAAAAGAAATAACTTAGATAGTGAATTAGAAGCCTTTTATGGTGGAAAGTATAATAGAGACTTAAATAATGATCAGTGTGTTTATTTGATATTCTTTAATAAACCTCATAGGGCTGTGTATATCGGTAGAAGTTCAAGTTTCACACGTAGGTATAACGAACATACCAGTGATAAACATTCATCCGTTTTTCAATTTATGAATAAATACAACCTTAAACGCTCATATTTTAAACTACAATTGACAGAGTATATAAATATTAGGAAAGCTTCTTTTATTGAAAAAATCCTTATTAAATATATGGCTATATTCGGTTTTGATGTTATTAATAGAATTGATGGCTATGTAGTGGAACAAAAAAAGGAGAACTAA